In Rhodococcus qingshengii JCM 15477, the sequence CGCATGGTCGTCGGACTCGTACTTCCAGCCCTTCCCGTCCCTGAAGAACGGCGTCGGCCTGATGGTGACGCTTGCCGATGCCGCCAACCTGAAGAACGTTGCGATCACGTCTGATTCGCCGGGAACCGTCGTTGAAATCCGTTCTGCCCCTTCTGCGAATACTTCGCTGGATCAGACCAAGGAAATCGGATCGGGTGTCCTGAAGAACGGCGTGACCGACATTCCAGTCACGTCGGACGGCTCGGGTCAGTATGTCCTGGTTTGGATTACGCAGCTCAGCACCGAATCCGGACAAAACCAGACATCCATCTCGGAGATTGCATTCACTGCTGCAAAGTGATCGCCCTTGGCCCTTCTGAAACCTACCGACTGGGCTAATATCCGCCCGTGCACAGTTATCGGGGGGGCACCGGGGGCGGAGCCGGAAATTTCGAATCCAGAAGTTTCGAGAACAAGAATCTCGAGGCGACGGATTTCGAATTGTTGACCGCTCATGTCGCGGGCGATCGACACGCGTTCCGTGAACTACTGCTCCGGCATCAGGATCATCTGTGGCACGTTGCCCGGCGAACGAGCTACTCGGACGAGGATGCGGCAGATGCTCTCCAGGAGGGTCTGCTGTCCGCGCATCGCAAGGCGGCGAAGTTCCGCGGCGACGCGGCGGTGCGTAGTTGGCTCCACACCATCGTGGTCAATGCCTGCCTCGACCGGATCCGACGCAACAAATCACGGGCGGCGTTCTCTCTGTCTTCGGAGAACGCGGAGGAACCCCGCGATCACCGCGACTATGCGGCGACAGTGGACATGAGCCTGACCGTCGAACAGGCACTGGCATCGCTGCCGCCTGAGCAGCGTGCTGCCGTCGTCGCCGTCGATGTCGAGGGGTATCCGGTAGCCGAGGCCGCCGAGAGGTTGGGAGTGCCCGTAGGGACCGTGAAGAGTCGCTGCGCCCGCGCGCGCAAGCGTCTTGCCGCCCAGTTGGAGGACTTTCGCGAAGGCGGGAACCATTCGTGAACCGGCCGCGTCCTA encodes:
- the sigM gene encoding RNA polymerase sigma factor SigM, coding for MHSYRGGTGGGAGNFESRSFENKNLEATDFELLTAHVAGDRHAFRELLLRHQDHLWHVARRTSYSDEDAADALQEGLLSAHRKAAKFRGDAAVRSWLHTIVVNACLDRIRRNKSRAAFSLSSENAEEPRDHRDYAATVDMSLTVEQALASLPPEQRAAVVAVDVEGYPVAEAAERLGVPVGTVKSRCARARKRLAAQLEDFREGGNHS